AACCTTTTTCGCCATGAACAATAAAAGAAGGAATAGGCTCTCTAACAAAAAATCCCGCTTTCAATCGCACTCTAAAATCAGTATAATAAAGCAAAATATCAATATAATCATCTACTAAAGAATGTGCTCTGGTAATACGAATGTCAGCAAAAACTGCTTTTGGGAAACCAAATAAAAACAGGGCTTGATCAATAAGATGAGGTCCTAAATCTTTCAAAATTCCTGCTCCAGAACTAGCTACTTCTTTGTGTTGCTTTGGACTTAAATTCGGATTGTAACGATCAAAATGAAATTCGGCTTCTATAATTTTACCAAGAAGGTTGTCAGTTACTACTTTTTTTACGGTTTTAAAATCGCTATCCCATCTTCGGTTTTGAAAAACAGCTAGTTTTAAACCTTTTTCCGCAGCTAACTTTGCCAATTCTTGTGCTTGAGCTACTGTTGTGGTGAATGCTTTTTCAACAAGAGTATGTTTTCCGGCCAGCAAGGCTTTTTTTGCATATTCATAATGTGTTTCCACAGGAGTATTAACGACTACCAAATCAATATCGTCTTCAAGTAAATCCTCAATTGAAGCGTAACTTTTAACGGAAGGATAATCCGCTTGTATTAATTTTTTGCTTCTTTCCCAAGAACCTTTTAGTTCAAAACCAGGATGAAAGTTTAAAAAAGGGGCGTGAAATACTTTTCCTGACATTCCGTAGGATAGAAGTGCTGTTTTTATTTGTTGCATTTTTATTTATTTTTATATCTAAATCTAATTTAAACATTAAAACTTAAGTGACCTTATATGTTTCAAAAGGCTAATCATATTAAGGCATATAAGAATTGTCTAATTACTTAATTTGTAAAAAAATGTGTGATTTGTGTTTGTTTCAATTATATTTTTGCTCTTTCATATTGTTTTGGCCACGAAATAGTTGCGCTAAGTTCTTTGGCAAAATTCAAGGCTAAATTTGGATTTCTCAAGGATTCTCTGGCAAATAAAACTAAATCTGCTTTGCCGCTGCTGATGATTTCTTCTGCTTGAATAGCTTCGGTGATTAAACCTACTGCACCAGTTAAAATTCCAGTTTCTTTTTTGATTTTTTCTGCAAAAGGAACTTGGTAATTTGGCCCTAATGAAATTTGTTGATGCGAAACTAATCCGCCCGAAGAAACATCTATTAAATCAACTCCTTTTTCTTTTAGAATTTTTGAAAGTTGAACGGATTCATCAATATTCCAGCCACCATCCGCCCAATCTGTTGCTGATATTCTTACAAATAAAGGAAGATTTTTTGGCCATTCTGATTGTACGGCTTCTAGGACTTCTAACAGCAAACGAATTCGGTTTTCAAAAGGTCCGCCATATTCATCCGTTCTGAAATTAGATAATGGAGAAAGAAATTGGTGAAGCAAATAACCATGTGCTGCATGAATTTCTAAGACCTGAAAACCTGCCTTAAGCGCTCTTTTGGTAGCTGATTTGAAATCGGAAATCACTTTTTGAATGCCCGTTTTGTCTAAAGCTACAGGTTTTTTTTCATCCGAATGATACGCAATAGCACTTGGCGCAACGGTTTCCCAGCCACCTTGATTTTCGTCTAATTTTTTATTTCCAATCCAAGGAGCTGAAACGCTAGCTTTTCGACCGGCATGCGCCAATTGAATTCCGGGAATTGAATTTTGACTAATAATAAATTGGTTTATAGTTAGTAATTTTTCAATTTGGTTATCATTCCAAAGACCCAAATCTTCTGGCGAAATTCGCCCTTCGGGAGCAACAGCTGTAGCTTCTTGAATGATTAATCCTGCGCCGCCACTTGCACGACTACCAAGATGAACTAAATGCCAATCATTAGCAAAACCATCTTTGGCAGAATATTGGCACATTGGAGATATGGTGATTCTGTTTTTTAGGACAATGCTTTTTATTGGTAAGGAAGAAAATAATTGTGAAGACATAAAATAGGTTTTTAGTAATCGGATTGGAATAAACAGTAAAGTTACAAGACGCAATCTAAAATGAAAATTAAATTGAAGAATTATTAACAAACATTTATTATCATACAAAATGCTAAACCTTTGCAACTAAAATAGAAAACCTTACTTTTGTCGATCAAATTAAGAACCAAAACAAAAAAATGGATATTGTTATCAAGCTTTCACAATTTTTATTGAGTTTATCATTACTGATTATTCTTCATGAGTTAGGACATTTCATTCCTGCTAAATTATTCAAAACTAGAGTTGAAAAATTCTATTTGTTTTTTGATGTAAAATATTCTCTTCTAAAAAAGAAAATTGGCGAAACTGAATACGGTATCGGTTGGTTGCCACTTGGTGGTTACGTGAAAATTTCCGGAATGATTGATGAAAGCATGGACAAGGAACAAATGGCATTGCCTCCACAACCTTGGGAATTTCGTTCTAAACCAGCTTGGCAACGTTTGATTATTATGTTAGGTGGGGTTACGGTGAATTTTATTTTGGCATTTATTATTTATATCGGAATGGCTTTTGCTTATGGCGATATGTTTATTGCTAATGTTGATTTGAAAGATGGACTTTTGATTGATAATCCAGCGATGCAAAAAGCAGGTTTTCAAACAGGAGATAAAATTATTTCTATTGATGGCGAAAAAGTAATCAAGTTTGATAATGATATGAACATGAAAATCATCATGGCTAAGCAAGTCTTGATTGAAAGAAATGGGGTAGAACAAGCTGTAAAAATGCCTGTTGATTTTGTAGATCAATTATCTAAACTTGAAAAAGGACCTTTGGTTTCTATTAGAATGCCGTTTGTGATTGGCACCATTCCAGAAGAATCTCTAAATAAAGCATTACAGCCAAAAGATATTATCGTTGCTTTAAATGGGCAAAAAACTAAATATTTTGACGAAGCTAAAACTATTTTAGCCAATAGTAAAAACAAAACGATTTCAGCAACGGTTTTAAGAGATCAAAAAGAAATTCAAGTTCCTGTTGTGGTGAATAAAGAAGGGAAGTTAGTTGTTCAACAAGGAGGATACAGTATAGAATCTTTAGAAAAACTAGGGTATTATAAAGTTAGCAAACAAGAATTTGGGTTTTTTGAATCCATTCCTGTAGGAATAGAAAAGGGGAAAGACCAATTAGTAGGATATGGAAAGCAATTAAAAATGATTTTCAATCCTGAGACTAAAGCCTATAAACAAGTAGGTGGTTTTGCAGCAATTTTTAATATTTTTCCTAATACTTGGAGCTGGGAAGTTTTCTGGAATATCACGGCTTTATTGTCAATTATGCTTGGTGTAATGAACTTATTGCCAATTCCTGCTCTTGATGGAGGTCATGTAATGTTTTTATTATATGAAATTATCAGTGGTAAGAAACCAAGTGATAAATTCCTAGAGAATGCACAAATGGTTGGTTTCGTATTACTTATCACGCTCTTATTATTTGCAAACGGAAATGATATTTATAAGGCAATTGTTGGGAAGTAAATTTTTTTGAAATTTTACTAAAAATTATTTGCGAAAAACAAATTAAGCCCTATATTTGCACCGCTTTAAAAGTGAAATACACTTTCCTCCTTAGCTCAGTTGGTTAGAGCATCTGACTGTTAATCAGAGGGTCCTTGGTTCGAGCCCAAGAGGGGGAGCAAACAACTAAAAAGGTTTCAAGATTTATTTCTTGAAACCTTTTTTATTTAGCAAAATTTAAGCAAGGTTATATTTCTTCTTTATAACTTTGAAAAATATATCAATTAACATATTTCGTTTATTAAGTCACAGCTCAAAGAAAATTAAGACTTTTTAATTAAAAATTATTTTTTATAATGAAAAAAACAATATTGCTTATTTTATTAATTAGTTTGGTTTCTTGTTCAAGTGAAAATAATCCTATCGACCCAACAAGTCCTACTAATCCAACAAGCCCTACTAGCCCAACAAATCCTATTCAAGTTATTAAAAAACCTGCAGTAATAAATATAACTGACAAAAACTTAACGGCAAAAGGCGTTACAAGTAAGACTACCGCTATAAGAAAAAGGTTAGTGAAAACAATAACATATACATCTTCAACAGTATTTGACAAAAAGTATCAAACTAAGTTAAGCGAAGCGGAATACCTTGCATTACCATCAGATAATTTATATGATCCAACCGAGGAATCACTAAATGTAAATACTAAAATATATGATGAAAGAACTTACACCTATAATTCAAGTAACAACCTTGAAAAAATCACAATAAACAACATTGCATATCCCGATTATAATGGCACTCTTGCTTATTCTCCTATTGTTTTTGAATATTTTGAATCAGGGGCAAAAGTTCAAATAACGAAATATCAAGATAAAGGAGCTGTTTTACGCTATGAGTATAATAGTATTGGGCAAATAATTAACGCAAAAGATTTAGACGGAACGCTCCGATATACATTTGAATACGATGAAAATAATAATGTTATTAGCAAATATTTATATATGAGTTCAGGAGTTTCGGGAGTCAAACCTCAGATGCACTATACTTATGTTTATTATCCGAATAGCACTTATGTTAAAAATTGGATTGAAGTTAATCCAGATGGAACCGAAAATAAAACTTCATCAGTAACGTATAATTATGATAAAAATATTGCTGGTGTATATAACAATGAACCAGTATATAAAGTTTTGATGGATAATGAACAAGGGTTATCTTATCTACATATTACTTCCAATACTGCTGGATGGAAACCTAAATACTTTTACGATTCAGACGGTTATTTAATTAAATACGACAGTGCAGGACAAAGTAATGCAAATGAAGTAACACTATTTATTTACGAAAATTATTGATTTCAGGTATAAATATGGGGACTTGCTTAAGTCGAAAATGATACGAGTAAGAGATTAAATTTTTTTGTTTTCAATTCTTAAATTAGTATTTAAAAAATTTCAAGCTTTTTTTATATGGATATTTTTAAAAGAATGTTAGCCGGTGGAATTATTCCAAATGATGATCCTGAAATGGGGAATGTTTGGGAGATTGTTTCGCAAACAATTGAATGGTCAGCACAGTTGAACACATCAACAAGTATTCATCAAATACGCGAGGTTTTGTCAAAAATTATTGGAAAACAAATCAGTGAAAACACAACTGTTTTTGTTCCATTTTACACCAATTTTGGAAGACACATTCAGCTAGGTAAAAATGTTTTTATAAACCACGGATGTTCTTTTTTGGACTTGGGAGGCATTACAATTGAAGATGATGTGTTAATTGGTCCTAAAGTAAATTTAATTACAGAAAATCACCCAATAGACCCTAGAAAGAGAAAAAATCTTGACTTAAAATCTATCGTTATAAAAAAGAATGTTTGGATTGGAGCTAATGCAACTATTTTGCCAGGCGTAACTATTGGTGAAAATTCTATAGTGGCAGCAGGAGCGGTTGTAAATAAGGATGTTCCAAGTAATGTAATTGTTGGGGGAGTACCTGCTAAAATAATCAAGTCAATATAAGCTCAAAAGAAATTTTATTATTGCCTATAATTACTTCTTACCCCATAAAAAAACCTTTACAGCAATGTAGAGGTTTTTTTATGGGCTTCTACGAAAACTTATTGGTAATGATTACTACTTGAATTTTTAATAATTTTTTTTGCCATTGCGTACAATTGACACAATAATTATATATTTGCATTTCTTTCAAAAAAATAACATTTAAATTTCACTTAATGAATAAAACTTTACTTATTATTATTTCATTTCTTTTTAGTTCCCTCGCTCATGCTCAATATGCCAATTTTGAAGCAAGTACCGGTGGATTCTCGTTTATTCCCGCTTTTACCTCAAACAGTCCTCATTTAATAATTAATGCAGGAACAAATGAAAGTAAACGACTTTCGTTTCACACATTATCAACGGTTCGATTAAGTAATTTCACTCCTAGAGGAGTTGTTCTTATTTCACGATACAAATTAATTGACAAAAAACTAAAAGTAAATATTGGAGTGCATTTACCAGCAATCCAAATTAATGATGATGATCATGTAGATACTTTCTTTGCACAAGAATTAATTGCAAGTTATGAATTGTCAAAAAAAGTTTCGGTTGGTGCTTTTTATTTGCATGGCAAAGGAAAAAACAACGATTTTGAAGCTAATTTTCTTTCTTTTAATACAAATGTTGTTCAGGGCAATTTTAGTTTCTTATCTCAGTTGTATGGTCTTGATATGGATGAAACCTATGGAGTTTCTGAAACCATTACGTATAAAATAAATAAGAATATTGATGTTAGAGGATTTGCTAATAAAACAATTTCTGACGGGAAATTCAACTGGACATTGGGTGCTAGATACAATTTATAAATAAAAAGCATTACCAAAAGTAAAAAGCCTTTACAGCATTGTTGAGGCTTTTGTTTTCAAATAAATATACTACATTAATTAGTAAGAATAGCTTCTTATTTCTCAACTGCTACTCTGTTAGTTTCAACTGAATTATTATTTATATTTGTTTGATTTTTGCAATTTTAAAAAAATAAAGATCAATTAGATATGGCAGAAAATAAACAAAACCCAACTGCTTCAAGCATAATTTCGAACGATTCTTTAGGACAGTTTAATGTCTTTCGACTAGAGCCTTTTCTTAAGCAAAATAACAAACCAACAGCTTTTCGAACAAGAGATTATTTTAAAATTACTTTGGTTAAAGGAAGTGGTGTTTTTCATTATGCTGACAAAAGTGTGGCTATTGATAAACAAGCCATTACTTTTTCTAATCCACAAATTCCCTATTGTTGGGAACAACGAGATAAAATAATAAATGGGTTTTTCTGTATTTTTACAGCTGATTTTTTCAATCAATTTGGTAGTATCAATCAATATGAAATTTTTAAAGCAAATGGGAAACATATTTTTGAATTAACTCCAGATAATTTTGATGTTGCTTCCTCCATCTATGAAAAAATGTTTGATGAAATAGAGAATGACTATGTTTACAAATATGATGTTTTGCGAAACATGGTTTTTGAACTTATTCATTTGGCTATGAAATTAGAGCCTTCTAAAAACTTTGAAAATATTAAAATGGATTCTTCTAGTCGAATTTCTTCCTTGTTTTTAGAACTTTTAGAACGCCAATTTCCAATAGATGAAAGGAATCAAAAAATAAACTTGCGTTTTGCATCTGAGTTTGCAAATCAATTATCCATTCATGTCAATCATTTGAATAGAGCGGTTAAAGCAACAATGCAAAAAACAACAACGCAACTAATTTCACAACGATTAATTCAAGAGGCTAAATCGTTATTGAAAAACAGTAATTGGAACGTCTCTGAAATAGCGTATTCATTAGGTTTTGAAGAAACGCCCAACTTTAATGATTTTTTCAAGAAGAATGTGGGACAAACTCCCCTTAAATATAGAAATGTTTGATTTTTGCATTTTTTAGTTTGCATTTCACTTTTCTTATAACATCCTTTTTTTTGGGAATACCATAAAAAAGAATGTGGAATAGATAAAACTATTTACAACCATAAAATTATGGAATTAAGGCGGCATGAAAACACTTAAAATTGCTTCAGAATTGTCATTGTAATACTTCGGTTTTTACCTTATTTACAAGCCTTATGATGTAGTTGGTTCGTGTAAAGAAACAAGAAGGTTTGATGTTTTAATCGTTCCAGTTTTCTACTTAATCATTTCCGAAACAATTTTTTTAGCTTCATTTGAATTGCCCCAGCTTGCAATTTCATATAGCACAGGCATCAAACTTTTCCCGGAATTAGATAATGTATATTCTACTCTTTGAGAGCTTTCTGTAAACGCTGTTCTTTCAATTAATCCAAGCGCTTCTAACTCTTTTAATTCATTAGAGAGTACCTTGTTAGAAATGGCAGGCATTAATTGGTTTAGTTTTCCAAAACGCAAAGAACTATCACCAATACAATTCAATATTATTGGTTTCCATTTTCCACCAAAAATAGACATTGCTCTAGTTACTGGGCAATCATGAGGGTTTTCTATATATCTCATATAATTTGTGGTAACCTACGGGTTACTGGTATTTAATTTGTTGGTTACAAATATACACTAATGGTTGTAAATTTGTAAAAAATTATAAAACCAATAATTATGAAAAAGATTGTATTACTTCTGACATTAATTTTATCTGTGGGTAATTTGACCGCACAAACAGCAACAGATGATATCGTTAAAGACTGGGAAAGAGCTAAAGCATATACTAAAGAATATTTGGATGCCATGCCTGAAAGTGGATATGCATTTAAACCAACAAAAGAAATGCGTTCTTTTTCGGGTCAAGTTTTACACTTAAGTGATGCAATATATGGTTTTGTAGGTTCAGCTACGGATGAAAAACCGCCTGTAAGTTTTGGAGATTTAGAAAAATCTGGTGACGAAAACAAAGCGAGTGTTACTAGTAAAGTAATGGCTGCTTATGATTTTGCCATCAATGCCATTAAAAAATATCCTAATAGTAAACTTGGAGAACGCATTAAACTTTTTGGTCAATTTGACCTAAGCAGAGAGCAGGTTTTAAACAAGTGTTTTGAACATCAAACCCATCATAGAGCGCAAACAACGGTTTATTTGAGATTAGTGGGCGCTACACCTTCAACCGAAAAATTGTTTTAATAGTTATGAAAACCAATAAAACAATTTGGCTAGTAATCGTTTTACTAGCTTGCCTAAATGTATTTTCTCAAACAAATAATAGTAATAAAGAAACTATTACGAGCTTATTTGTAAACCCAAATTTAGGAAAAGATGATGCTGAAGGAACTAAAGAGAAACCTCTTAAATCATTACCTGAAGCAGCAAAGCGTGTAAACAAAATGGTTGGTAGTGGTTCAATCGTGTTGTGCTTATCAGCAGGAACTTATGGATTATCAGAAACCGCCTCTTTTAATCCAGTTGAATGGGAATTTTCTAAAAAGGATCGTTTGATTATTCGTGCTGAAATTTTGCCTGATAGCACTATTTGGAATCCAAGTAAAATGCCAATTATTGTTTCAACAATGCCTTTTACTTTAGAAACAAATGAAAAAAAGGAGGTGACTGGAGGTTCTAATTATGGCATTCTAATTGAAACAAGCCATGTAACAATTCAAGGGTTGCGTATATTAGGGGAGCCTGTTCATGAAAAGCCGTCCGAAGGAGTATTAGTTCGAAATTATCCTATTGTATGGGATGGCAAGAATTTAAGTGATTTGCGAATAACACAATGTTTATTTTTAGGAAATAAATTTGCTTTACCGAATCACTTAGGAATTTTAGCAAGTGGTAAAGAACTCGAGGTTGATCATTGTGTTTTTTATGGTGTTAAAGATGCTGTTGTTATGTGGAATACACTGGCAGATCAATGTACAATGCACCATAATTTAATTTTAAATAGTTATGGAGCCGTCGTATGGACTTGGTCTACAATGGAGGATTTTAAATTTTATAATAATGTAATTAGTGGTGCCAATGTATTGTGGGTTCTAGAAAAAGAAGCTAAAAATGCCTATACGATTCAAAATTCTATGTTAGTCGGATATAATCAATTAGTGAATAAAGGTGGTGGTCCACAAGATTTTGGAATCCCAGCCGACCCAAAGAAGCTGAAGTATAATTCGGATTTTAAGATTAAAAAAGTCGGAAGTTTATCTGTTGAAGAAGAGCAAACCAGTCGTTATTACTTACAATTGAAGCCTGGAACATTAGGAACTTCTTACGGATCAGGATTATTTTATAAAGTAAATTAGAGAATATGAAAAAATTAATAGTAGCAATTTTAGTATATGTGATTTTCTGCTCAAGTGTGTTTGCTCAAAAACCATTGCGCCATTTCATGCAAAATAAGGACATAGCAACACAGAAAATCGCCTATGGAAATAATCCACAAGCAGGACATTATGTGCAAGCAAAGGACGCGAAAATTTATTATGAAGTGTACGGCAAAGGGCAACCCGTTGTAGTGTTACATGGTGGATTGTTTGGATCAACTATTGAAATGGGAAGAATAATAGACAGTCTTTCCGTTAACTTTCAGGTGATAGCAATTTCTACTCGTGGACATGGAAAATCTGAAATAGGTACTGAACCAGTAACATTGGAACAAAGAGCAAGTGATGTCTTGACAGTAATCAATGAAGTAACTAAAGAAAAAGTGATGCTTCTTGGGTTTAGTGATGGAGGTTATACGGCATATAAATTTGGCTCGATGTATCCTGAAAAAGTAAAGAAAATGATTGTAATAGGGGCGGGGGTTTTGTATCCAAGGTTGAGAGATTTTAATATTAACTTCAATCAAGCAATGGAATTGGATGCTGATTATTGGGCACAACAGCGAGCCTTAATGCCTGAGCCAAATCGATTAAAAGAGGTGTTTCAGCAGATAGCAACTTGCTATGGACAGCTGACCGTTGGAGCTGAATTATTAGGCGCTATCCAATGTCCTGTTTTAGTAATGGCCGGCGATCGAGATGAGAGCAATTCGGTTCAAAACGTACTAAATGCAGCATTGTTAATTCCCAATCATCAGTTAGCGATTATTCCTAATGCTGGTCATCCTGCTTTCATTATTAATTTTAATGTAACTTGGGCTGGTATAGCTCCTTTTATAAATGAAAAGTAAACCTATTTATATGCAAAAAGTACTTTTATTGAGTTTCTTTATTTTTCAAATCACGGGGTTATTTGCTCAAAAATTTACATGGGAGGATAAGGAACTTGAAGCCGTAAATACAAAAGTAGAAATCGTTAATATGGATGGAGTCCAAGTCTTAAAAGTAGAGAGAGACTTAATTGCTTCTCCTTTTGACGAGAAAAATATTGAAGCTTCAGTTGATGGTGCTACGTACGTAAAATTGACAAACACTACTATTGAGAACGGAACGATTGAAGTCAAAGTATTAAGTCGAATAATGGAAAATTCTCCTTTTCCTGCTGCCCGGGGATTTATCGGTCTAGCGTATCGGGTAGATCAAGAGAACAAGAATTTTCAAGCAATTTACCTTCGTCCAAGTAACGGAAGGGCTGAGGATCAACTTAGACGCAATCATACAGTTCAATATTTTTCCTATCCAGGTAATACGTTTAGTCGACTCCGAA
Above is a window of Flavobacterium sp. 123 DNA encoding:
- a CDS encoding NADH:flavin oxidoreductase/NADH oxidase translates to MSSQLFSSLPIKSIVLKNRITISPMCQYSAKDGFANDWHLVHLGSRASGGAGLIIQEATAVAPEGRISPEDLGLWNDNQIEKLLTINQFIISQNSIPGIQLAHAGRKASVSAPWIGNKKLDENQGGWETVAPSAIAYHSDEKKPVALDKTGIQKVISDFKSATKRALKAGFQVLEIHAAHGYLLHQFLSPLSNFRTDEYGGPFENRIRLLLEVLEAVQSEWPKNLPLFVRISATDWADGGWNIDESVQLSKILKEKGVDLIDVSSGGLVSHQQISLGPNYQVPFAEKIKKETGILTGAVGLITEAIQAEEIISSGKADLVLFARESLRNPNLALNFAKELSATISWPKQYERAKI
- the rseP gene encoding RIP metalloprotease RseP; this encodes MDIVIKLSQFLLSLSLLIILHELGHFIPAKLFKTRVEKFYLFFDVKYSLLKKKIGETEYGIGWLPLGGYVKISGMIDESMDKEQMALPPQPWEFRSKPAWQRLIIMLGGVTVNFILAFIIYIGMAFAYGDMFIANVDLKDGLLIDNPAMQKAGFQTGDKIISIDGEKVIKFDNDMNMKIIMAKQVLIERNGVEQAVKMPVDFVDQLSKLEKGPLVSIRMPFVIGTIPEESLNKALQPKDIIVALNGQKTKYFDEAKTILANSKNKTISATVLRDQKEIQVPVVVNKEGKLVVQQGGYSIESLEKLGYYKVSKQEFGFFESIPVGIEKGKDQLVGYGKQLKMIFNPETKAYKQVGGFAAIFNIFPNTWSWEVFWNITALLSIMLGVMNLLPIPALDGGHVMFLLYEIISGKKPSDKFLENAQMVGFVLLITLLLFANGNDIYKAIVGK
- a CDS encoding AraC family transcriptional regulator, yielding MAENKQNPTASSIISNDSLGQFNVFRLEPFLKQNNKPTAFRTRDYFKITLVKGSGVFHYADKSVAIDKQAITFSNPQIPYCWEQRDKIINGFFCIFTADFFNQFGSINQYEIFKANGKHIFELTPDNFDVASSIYEKMFDEIENDYVYKYDVLRNMVFELIHLAMKLEPSKNFENIKMDSSSRISSLFLELLERQFPIDERNQKINLRFASEFANQLSIHVNHLNRAVKATMQKTTTQLISQRLIQEAKSLLKNSNWNVSEIAYSLGFEETPNFNDFFKKNVGQTPLKYRNV
- a CDS encoding sugar O-acetyltransferase — protein: MDIFKRMLAGGIIPNDDPEMGNVWEIVSQTIEWSAQLNTSTSIHQIREVLSKIIGKQISENTTVFVPFYTNFGRHIQLGKNVFINHGCSFLDLGGITIEDDVLIGPKVNLITENHPIDPRKRKNLDLKSIVIKKNVWIGANATILPGVTIGENSIVAAGAVVNKDVPSNVIVGGVPAKIIKSI
- a CDS encoding Gfo/Idh/MocA family oxidoreductase, giving the protein MQQIKTALLSYGMSGKVFHAPFLNFHPGFELKGSWERSKKLIQADYPSVKSYASIEDLLEDDIDLVVVNTPVETHYEYAKKALLAGKHTLVEKAFTTTVAQAQELAKLAAEKGLKLAVFQNRRWDSDFKTVKKVVTDNLLGKIIEAEFHFDRYNPNLSPKQHKEVASSGAGILKDLGPHLIDQALFLFGFPKAVFADIRITRAHSLVDDYIDILLYYTDFRVRLKAGFFVREPIPSFIVHGEKGSFLKPRGDVQEDDLKLGKKPNLDSWGTESEIHQGLLHTEINNDIYKANLPTLQGNYYDFFDGVYQSIIHNKTEPVTAQEGVHVMQIIEAAQQSSEQKTVINL
- a CDS encoding alpha/beta fold hydrolase — its product is MQNKDIATQKIAYGNNPQAGHYVQAKDAKIYYEVYGKGQPVVVLHGGLFGSTIEMGRIIDSLSVNFQVIAISTRGHGKSEIGTEPVTLEQRASDVLTVINEVTKEKVMLLGFSDGGYTAYKFGSMYPEKVKKMIVIGAGVLYPRLRDFNINFNQAMELDADYWAQQRALMPEPNRLKEVFQQIATCYGQLTVGAELLGAIQCPVLVMAGDRDESNSVQNVLNAALLIPNHQLAIIPNAGHPAFIINFNVTWAGIAPFINEK
- a CDS encoding DinB family protein, producing the protein MKKIVLLLTLILSVGNLTAQTATDDIVKDWERAKAYTKEYLDAMPESGYAFKPTKEMRSFSGQVLHLSDAIYGFVGSATDEKPPVSFGDLEKSGDENKASVTSKVMAAYDFAINAIKKYPNSKLGERIKLFGQFDLSREQVLNKCFEHQTHHRAQTTVYLRLVGATPSTEKLF
- a CDS encoding helix-turn-helix domain-containing protein; protein product: MRYIENPHDCPVTRAMSIFGGKWKPIILNCIGDSSLRFGKLNQLMPAISNKVLSNELKELEALGLIERTAFTESSQRVEYTLSNSGKSLMPVLYEIASWGNSNEAKKIVSEMIK